A part of Mesorhizobium japonicum MAFF 303099 genomic DNA contains:
- a CDS encoding S1C family serine protease, translating into MAGGGNVHFIRSTQARSVDVLAVDGKSLWRDCDATFARIEKLCGDDASRLFAEPNVKEQDDGRLVVAWFGAFDDEPKQLDMLDRGMRSRVLSSLAARFEALRPALADREIGETVAAMLNVADDSSIVAVGENAVLTNWGMLPEEARSSPAAFVRHSERTIASYLPSGISPRVPGQTWTIGGAALGTARVVSAPERAEPSKPVSSSPVSQPMTSAKTRRISLWPVLAIALVFAACLIYAAWPGNLLYPEALQPPQPPSLVDNAEINRSLEARIGKIKAELAKAACNADASVLGPQILDPQKPGAAVGPPPPPGSPQALLASLDSATVLVLAPLTGNSLSTGSGFFVGPRDILTNNHVVEGAGDTVFVASKALGRAVPAHVVAKAAASATGDPDFALLRVDDAPSGVTALQLSTGIGRLDSVIAGGFPGFVMSMDKTYRDIINGDTSGIGNLEMVVTQGNVMAMPQDGATKVITHSANISRGNSGGPLSDACGRAVGVNTFIILDGENAQKLNFSLSARDAIRFLSSNGVTVTTTDKPCVPAAAPTPGQPGPAK; encoded by the coding sequence ATGGCTGGAGGGGGCAACGTCCACTTCATTCGATCGACGCAAGCGCGATCCGTCGACGTATTGGCTGTTGACGGGAAGTCGCTATGGCGTGACTGCGATGCGACGTTCGCCCGCATAGAAAAACTGTGCGGGGATGACGCGTCGCGGCTGTTCGCCGAACCGAACGTCAAGGAGCAGGACGACGGCCGCCTGGTCGTGGCCTGGTTCGGTGCATTCGACGACGAACCGAAGCAGCTGGATATGCTCGACCGAGGTATGCGGTCGCGGGTCCTGTCGAGCCTGGCCGCACGGTTCGAGGCCCTTCGCCCGGCGCTGGCGGACCGGGAAATCGGCGAGACCGTCGCCGCGATGCTCAATGTCGCCGACGACAGCTCGATCGTGGCCGTCGGCGAAAATGCTGTCCTCACGAACTGGGGAATGCTGCCTGAAGAGGCCCGCTCCTCCCCCGCCGCTTTCGTCCGGCACAGTGAGAGGACTATAGCCTCCTACCTTCCGTCCGGAATATCGCCCCGAGTGCCCGGCCAGACGTGGACGATTGGCGGCGCCGCTCTCGGGACGGCAAGGGTGGTGTCTGCACCGGAGCGTGCCGAGCCCTCCAAGCCCGTAAGCTCCTCCCCGGTGTCTCAACCGATGACTTCGGCAAAAACCAGACGGATTTCGCTTTGGCCTGTCCTGGCGATAGCGCTTGTATTCGCGGCTTGCCTGATCTACGCGGCATGGCCGGGCAACCTGCTTTATCCTGAGGCGCTTCAACCGCCGCAGCCGCCTTCTTTGGTGGACAACGCGGAGATCAACCGAAGCCTCGAAGCGCGGATCGGCAAAATCAAAGCGGAACTCGCAAAGGCCGCATGCAATGCGGACGCATCAGTGCTTGGCCCCCAGATTCTGGACCCCCAAAAGCCCGGCGCCGCCGTCGGGCCGCCTCCCCCGCCCGGTTCACCACAAGCCCTTCTAGCCTCCCTTGACTCGGCCACGGTCCTGGTGCTTGCGCCTCTCACCGGGAACTCGCTCAGTACCGGAAGCGGATTCTTCGTCGGCCCACGAGACATCCTCACCAACAACCATGTCGTCGAGGGCGCTGGCGACACGGTGTTCGTCGCGAGCAAGGCGCTTGGGCGCGCGGTTCCCGCGCATGTCGTCGCGAAAGCCGCCGCAAGCGCGACCGGAGACCCGGACTTCGCGCTCCTGCGCGTGGACGACGCGCCCAGCGGCGTGACGGCCCTACAACTTTCGACCGGAATCGGAAGGCTGGACAGCGTCATTGCGGGTGGATTTCCAGGCTTCGTGATGTCCATGGACAAAACCTACCGGGACATCATCAACGGCGACACAAGCGGCATTGGCAATCTCGAGATGGTGGTCACGCAAGGCAACGTGATGGCCATGCCCCAGGACGGCGCGACGAAAGTCATTACCCATTCCGCGAATATTTCGCGCGGCAACAGCGGAGGCCCGCTTTCGGACGCTTGCGGCCGAGCGGTCGGGGTGAACACCTTCATAATCCTCGACGGAGAGAACGCACAGAAGCTGAACTTCTCCCTCAGCGCTCGCGACGCAATCCGCTTCCTGTCGTCAAACGGCGTGACGGTAACCACGACTGACAAGCCGTGCGTCCCAGCCGCGGCCCCGACGCCAGGGCAGCCGGGACCCGCCAAATGA
- a CDS encoding PAN domain-containing protein — translation MFAYPVRARTAGFVIGALSALLALGIQRTNGQATAELFDYPGTALKGTASAQIVVPLQECHSICTSRSGCVGFDRRSDTGVCRLFASVDSAYDSPTFMAGTRSLLPAYRPPSNPPAQPPAVVPRTEPALPEPPDVSGRKVQYRTIPGDPRPIGWVYINVCTGAPVDATSLRASVNDFVFESLRLIPGRIEHFDRSTTPQCASVPKAIGYSSANAQEWRIGAALQEMGPILRPLGIGTRADGKARDQSDRYRIDIWLSHQ, via the coding sequence ATGTTTGCCTATCCTGTTCGCGCCAGAACCGCCGGGTTCGTAATCGGGGCCTTGAGTGCATTGCTGGCGTTGGGAATTCAACGGACAAACGGGCAGGCGACTGCCGAACTTTTCGATTATCCTGGGACCGCTCTGAAGGGGACGGCCTCGGCGCAGATAGTCGTTCCATTGCAAGAATGCCATTCAATCTGTACTTCGCGTTCGGGGTGCGTCGGGTTTGACCGTCGGTCTGACACTGGCGTTTGCAGGCTGTTCGCCAGTGTGGACTCCGCCTACGACAGCCCGACGTTCATGGCGGGAACGCGAAGCCTGCTTCCTGCCTATCGCCCGCCTTCAAATCCGCCCGCACAACCTCCGGCCGTGGTACCTCGAACCGAACCAGCCTTGCCGGAGCCACCGGATGTCAGCGGCCGCAAGGTCCAATATCGGACCATTCCGGGAGATCCGCGCCCGATCGGATGGGTCTACATCAATGTCTGCACCGGAGCGCCTGTGGACGCGACTTCCTTGCGCGCCTCGGTCAACGATTTCGTTTTCGAGTCATTGCGGCTCATCCCTGGAAGGATCGAGCACTTTGACAGGAGCACGACGCCGCAATGCGCGAGCGTCCCCAAGGCTATTGGCTATTCGTCAGCGAATGCGCAGGAGTGGAGAATTGGAGCCGCGCTACAGGAGATGGGTCCGATCCTTCGGCCGTTGGGTATCGGAACGCGCGCGGATGGCAAGGCGCGGGATCAGTCGGACCGTTACCGTATCGACATATGGCTCAGCCATCAGTGA
- a CDS encoding helix-turn-helix transcriptional regulator → MLHDEQNEAIIDRLYEAATIPEKWGGRGVLETLAHLCGCTDGAIMSVRDHTLAGWTANENAFPKLVVYLRDNWLAKNPYVQSAERLRRFSQPRFVLDTEVMSAREMEESHYYQNFMRPYGMYWHAGTNIMSPNGDTVKFSIHRSFDAGPLDPSLVDRLTWLRPHIARACTLTARLRFAQLHAAVEVLNSVGLPAAALRDGRLVLANSLFEKLVPDVAKDRRSRLTFQQASADKRWASILDKPAAFRNGTFPIASTEEHPMFIVHVLPVAGAGRDIFPVADSLMIFASSQTSQKIAPEILLSLFDFTPAEISITNSILSGASLEEIARARRVSIDTVRVQLKAIFAKTGTHRQTELVKLLGGVASASNIIDRVPSDERRSH, encoded by the coding sequence ATGCTGCATGATGAGCAAAACGAGGCCATCATCGACCGCCTGTACGAAGCCGCCACGATTCCTGAAAAATGGGGCGGCAGGGGTGTTTTGGAGACCTTGGCCCACCTCTGTGGCTGCACCGACGGCGCAATCATGTCAGTTCGCGATCACACTCTCGCAGGATGGACTGCCAATGAGAACGCTTTCCCAAAACTGGTAGTCTATCTGCGGGACAACTGGCTCGCCAAGAATCCGTACGTCCAAAGCGCCGAGCGCCTGCGTCGGTTTTCACAACCGCGCTTTGTTCTCGACACTGAGGTGATGTCGGCCAGAGAGATGGAGGAAAGCCACTACTACCAAAATTTCATGCGGCCATACGGCATGTACTGGCACGCCGGAACCAACATAATGTCGCCCAATGGCGATACGGTGAAATTTTCGATCCATAGGAGCTTTGACGCGGGACCGTTAGACCCGTCACTTGTCGACAGGCTTACTTGGTTGAGGCCGCATATCGCTCGGGCTTGCACTCTGACCGCAAGGTTGAGATTCGCGCAGCTTCACGCCGCGGTCGAAGTGCTCAATTCCGTTGGACTGCCGGCTGCTGCGCTGAGAGATGGCCGATTGGTATTGGCAAACAGCCTTTTCGAAAAACTGGTGCCCGACGTCGCCAAAGATCGGCGCAGTCGCCTGACGTTCCAGCAGGCGTCGGCCGACAAGAGGTGGGCCAGCATCCTGGACAAGCCGGCAGCATTTCGGAACGGAACGTTTCCCATCGCCTCAACCGAAGAGCACCCGATGTTCATCGTGCATGTCCTTCCTGTGGCCGGGGCCGGAAGGGACATATTCCCAGTCGCGGACTCCTTGATGATATTCGCGTCAAGCCAGACAAGCCAAAAGATAGCGCCCGAAATCCTGCTCAGCCTCTTCGATTTCACGCCGGCGGAGATTTCCATTACGAACAGCATACTGTCGGGCGCATCGCTTGAAGAAATCGCGCGGGCGCGGCGGGTCTCGATCGATACCGTGCGCGTGCAGCTCAAGGCGATTTTCGCCAAGACCGGAACACATAGGCAGACCGAGCTGGTAAAGCTTCTCGGTGGCGTGGCAAGTGCATCCAACATCATCGATCGCGTGCCTTCCGATGAGCGGCGCTCGCATTGA
- a CDS encoding antitoxin Xre/MbcA/ParS toxin-binding domain-containing protein, giving the protein MTRLQDPLDGISQEALAGLVAQAVQQALMQHGFFLDAEALVSTSMIAGSVAAALPFLPHAQRLAIGSFGGDLPALTSEFFGMMTKRISRSDAASDCACDRTAPTDGMPVSRHIADRASDLQAVLIEDWAGEVAGSTYLEEKFRIPRSTLHRWQRRGEVVALRKGGRKHVFPLAQFVDGRPALGIREVLAAISNPRLAWLWLTRPCPELDGRIPIEMLREDLIEDVAQVVCTLQPPPRAAPT; this is encoded by the coding sequence ATGACCAGATTGCAAGACCCACTGGATGGCATTTCCCAGGAAGCCTTGGCCGGATTGGTGGCCCAGGCGGTACAACAGGCATTGATGCAGCACGGCTTCTTTCTGGACGCAGAAGCGCTAGTTTCCACCAGCATGATCGCCGGGAGCGTTGCTGCCGCCCTTCCCTTCCTGCCACACGCACAGCGGCTCGCGATCGGCTCTTTCGGAGGCGACTTGCCCGCGCTCACCTCGGAGTTCTTCGGCATGATGACGAAAAGGATCTCCCGCAGCGATGCTGCGTCCGACTGCGCCTGTGACAGGACCGCACCGACAGATGGGATGCCTGTATCCAGACACATTGCCGATCGCGCCTCCGACCTCCAGGCGGTGCTCATCGAGGACTGGGCAGGAGAGGTTGCCGGGTCGACCTATCTGGAGGAGAAATTCCGCATCCCTCGCTCGACGCTGCATCGCTGGCAGCGACGGGGCGAAGTTGTGGCGCTGCGCAAGGGCGGTCGCAAACATGTCTTCCCGCTCGCCCAGTTCGTCGACGGCAGGCCAGCCCTGGGCATAAGGGAGGTGTTGGCTGCGATTTCAAATCCAAGACTTGCCTGGTTGTGGTTAACACGGCCCTGTCCAGAACTCGATGGCCGGATTCCCATAGAAATGCTCCGCGAGGACTTGATCGAGGACGTGGCGCAAGTCGTATGCACTCTTCAGCCACCCCCTCGAGCAGCGCCGACGTAA
- a CDS encoding LLM class flavin-dependent oxidoreductase, which produces MPAEQRQLNLNLFIYPGGHHEAGWRYKESAPERVLDIAYYQELAKKAEASKFDALFFADGPALADNIRYASRFRLEPLTWISALAAVTQRIGFIATASTTYNEPYNLARLFASVDHLSGGRAGWNIVTTGDASAALNFGFDRHPTHADRYERAGEFVDVVTKLWDSCEDDALVSDRASGIFADTDKIHPINHIGKYHRVKGPLTLPRSPQGRPVYVQAGSSEDGRSFASRYAEAIFTAHQTLGNAQEFYADIKARVKSVGRNPDHVKVLPGISPFIGSTEAEARALHDEFNELTQPEYSLDQLRRIVDADLSGYNLDGPFPRELISVEGERGASSRFHVVLDIIERENPTIRQLLHRLAGARGHWVQAGTPDQIADKIQEWFDNGAADGFNVMPPYLQGGFDVFPEEVVPILRRRGLFRHDYDGATLRDHFGLPRPENTFSRPQKASA; this is translated from the coding sequence ATGCCCGCCGAACAACGACAGTTGAACCTCAACCTTTTTATCTATCCTGGCGGCCATCATGAAGCCGGCTGGCGCTACAAGGAGTCCGCCCCTGAGAGAGTGCTCGACATCGCCTATTACCAGGAACTGGCGAAAAAGGCCGAGGCGAGCAAGTTCGACGCGCTGTTCTTTGCCGATGGCCCTGCGCTCGCCGACAACATTCGCTACGCAAGCCGCTTCAGGCTGGAGCCGCTGACATGGATTTCGGCGCTCGCCGCCGTGACGCAACGCATCGGCTTCATCGCGACCGCCTCGACCACCTATAACGAACCCTACAACCTGGCCCGGCTGTTTGCCTCAGTCGATCATCTGAGCGGCGGGCGCGCCGGTTGGAACATCGTCACGACCGGCGATGCGTCGGCAGCGTTGAATTTCGGCTTTGACCGACATCCAACCCACGCCGACCGCTACGAACGCGCAGGCGAATTCGTCGATGTGGTGACAAAGCTCTGGGACAGTTGCGAGGACGACGCGCTCGTCTCGGACCGGGCGTCCGGCATCTTTGCCGACACCGACAAGATCCACCCAATCAACCACATCGGCAAATACCATCGGGTGAAAGGCCCGCTCACGCTCCCGCGCTCGCCACAGGGGCGCCCGGTCTATGTCCAGGCGGGTTCGTCCGAAGATGGACGATCGTTCGCAAGCCGCTATGCCGAGGCGATCTTCACAGCCCATCAGACACTTGGCAACGCGCAGGAATTTTACGCTGACATCAAGGCGCGCGTGAAGTCGGTTGGCCGCAACCCTGACCACGTCAAGGTGTTGCCCGGCATCAGCCCGTTCATCGGTTCGACCGAGGCGGAAGCCCGCGCGCTGCATGACGAGTTCAATGAGCTCACGCAGCCGGAATATTCGCTTGACCAGTTGCGCCGCATCGTCGACGCCGACCTTTCCGGCTACAATCTGGACGGACCATTTCCGCGCGAGCTGATCAGCGTCGAGGGCGAGCGCGGTGCGAGCAGCCGCTTCCACGTCGTCCTCGACATCATCGAGCGCGAGAACCCAACCATCCGCCAGTTGCTGCACCGCCTTGCCGGGGCCCGCGGGCATTGGGTCCAGGCCGGGACGCCCGACCAGATCGCCGACAAGATCCAGGAATGGTTCGACAATGGCGCCGCGGACGGCTTCAACGTCATGCCGCCCTATCTGCAGGGCGGGTTCGACGTGTTCCCCGAGGAGGTGGTGCCGATCTTGCGCCGCCGCGGACTTTTCCGGCACGACTATGACGGCGCAACGCTGCGGGACCATTTCGGTCTGCCGCGCCCGGAAAATACATTCAGCCGGCCGCAAAAGGCGAGCGCCTGA
- a CDS encoding ABC transporter ATP-binding protein has product MASHLGGLRDAPVVRVESLVRSFGPRTILDGLSLDIEKGEFVALLGRSGSGKSTLLRALADLDDKVSGSGRLETPDKKSVVFQDARLLPWKRVLENVVLGLDLPDAAERGRAALEEVGLNGRETAWPVELSGGEQQRVALARSLVRDPDLLLADEPFGALDALTRLRMHDLLRQLCARHQPAVLLVTHDVDEAVTLADRVLVLDKGAIAADIAIDIPKPRDHGHRRFGEIRSELLRHLGVETRPVLPV; this is encoded by the coding sequence ATGGCGTCGCACCTTGGCGGATTGAGGGACGCGCCGGTGGTGCGGGTCGAAAGCCTTGTGAGGAGTTTCGGGCCACGAACCATCCTCGACGGCCTCAGCCTCGACATCGAGAAGGGAGAATTCGTCGCCCTTCTCGGCCGCAGCGGATCGGGCAAGAGTACATTGTTGCGCGCGCTCGCCGATCTCGATGACAAGGTGTCCGGGTCCGGCCGGCTCGAGACACCCGACAAGAAATCGGTAGTGTTCCAGGATGCCCGGTTGTTGCCATGGAAACGCGTGCTCGAGAATGTGGTTCTTGGCCTCGACCTACCCGACGCCGCCGAACGCGGACGGGCCGCTCTCGAGGAGGTTGGCTTGAACGGTCGCGAGACCGCATGGCCGGTCGAACTCTCTGGTGGCGAGCAGCAACGGGTGGCATTGGCGCGCTCGCTGGTTCGTGATCCTGATCTGCTGCTGGCGGACGAGCCGTTCGGCGCACTCGACGCGCTGACCCGCCTGCGCATGCACGATCTGCTGCGCCAGCTCTGCGCCCGTCACCAGCCGGCAGTGCTGCTGGTCACCCATGATGTGGACGAAGCCGTGACGCTGGCGGACCGGGTTTTGGTGCTCGACAAGGGCGCGATCGCCGCCGACATCGCAATCGATATCCCCAAGCCACGCGATCATGGCCATCGCCGGTTTGGTGAGATCCGCTCCGAACTTCTGCGTCATCTCGGCGTCGAGACAAGGCCCGTGCTGCCCGTCTGA